The following DNA comes from Candidatus Neomarinimicrobiota bacterium.
ATCTTTGCGGAAGTTTGAAACTTTCGCAAAGAATTATCATCTTGTTATCCCGTCAACTTCAATTTCTTCATCTTTTACAATTTTTCCGTCTTCCAAATGAATAATCCGGCGAAGGTAGGCCATAATTTTTTCATCGTGTGTTGCGAAAATAAACGATGTGCTTAGTTCTTTGTTTAAGCGAACCATTATTTTCATAATCTGATGAGAATTTTCCACATCCAAATTTGCTGTAGGTTCGTCCGCTAATATTAACTCCGGCTCATGAACAATTGCTCGAGCAATGGCTGTCCGTTGACATTCGCCACCGCTCAATTGGGCCGGGCGAGAATCAATTTTTTCAGTGAGCCCTACCCATTCCACTGCTTGTTTTACCAATCGTTCCCGTTCCTTTGAGTCCACCTTATTCAAAATGAGCGGCAATTCCACATTTTCAAAAACGGTGTAAACGGGCAGCAAATTATAGCTCTGAAAAATAAATCCCATTTGAGTTTTTCGCATGGAAGCCCGTCCGTTATGAGATGCAGAGCCCAACTCCATCCCAAGCACATTCACATCGCCTTTTGTAGGTGAATCAAGACCGCCGATGATATTTAAAAGGGTCGTTTTTCCCGAACCGGATGGGCCCACCAAGCCCATAAATTCAGCTTTTTCCAATCCGAGATTTATATCACTCAATGCTGTGAAAAAGCCCCCGCCAACAGGAAATTGCTTGAGAAGGTTTTTGATTTCGACTACATTGTTATTTGACATATTTTTTTAGCCACGAAGGCTCAAAGGCTCGCAGAAAATAATTAATGAATCTTTGTGCCTTTGAGCCTTCGTGGCTATCTCCATTTTTAATGATTGTAAATGAACATGAATTGAATTCCTGATCCAAATCCTGCAACTGTTTTTGGTAAATATTCTTCCGCAATACTGTAATCTGATCTTTGAGGGCTCTGCGATAAAATCAAATTTAAGCTGAATTGATCAAAGGTCGCACTCCAACGCAAATAATTATACGCTCTATCTTCCTTCCAGTCAATTTGAGAAATGAACATAATTGAGTGAATCATCCCCAAAGGCAGCATGGCCATAAAAGCTGTGAATGTTTGGTCATCAGATTCAGCGTTTTTGACAAACATGGATTCAGTCATTATCAACAGTCCGTTGGAAATGGGCACGGTGTAATCGGCACCAATAGTGGCCATTTTAATATCTGTATTTTCAGACGTAATAAAGGCGGTTTCTAACCATGAACCAACAAATCCATCATGACGAATATCGAAGGCAAATCGTTGGTGTCGTTCGGAAATCATAAATCCCAATTGTCCAACTTGTTGCACCGTTTCGGACGGATCGGAATGAAATGTAAATCCCAATTCTCCTAAAAAAGATGAGAGTTCTACTCGACCGCCAAAAGACACCGTGTCCTGCTCATTTTGAATGGCCCATGACCAAATGGAAATCGCGTTGGACGGAAACCATTTGAGACGAAACGCTTCGACACCATCGGTTTGATTGGTCGGGTCTTTTAAGTCAATGGTATCGAACCAGGAAAGTGTTCGCAAAATTTGTGATGGACCAAATACAATTTTTTGCAACCCAAGTCTAGCTTCCAATTTTTCAGATGAATACCGAGCCCAAAGACGGTGAATTTTTTCTCGATTAGAAACAAGAGAATAGCCGGAATAAAAACGGTCTAATCGGTAAGCCCATTCAAAATCAACAAAAGAGAAATCAGATAAATCCTGATATAAGGAAAGTGTGGGAATGTAACCAAATGTTGATTCATAAGCAGATTGCTCGGCGGGCACATCATTTCCTGTAAGACCGCTCGCCCAAAATTGACCTTTTGTTGAAAAAGGATTCCCATATAAAAAATTTGAAATCACACAAATCGTAATGTACAAAAAATAAATGGATAGGCATCGTTTACTTCGATTAATTTCCACAATCATTTGCTCCAAATGAGATCAAAAGCCGGGAAGATATGAACTTCTCCGCCAAACGGATATTCGCCATAAATCAATTTATAACCGCATAAAATCCGAAATCCCGAGTGACGAACCCATTCAATTTGCGATGTGTTTTCAAATGCAAATTCCCCTAGTGCGCCTGGCATTAAAAACGCTTCACCGCTTACAATATATCCCCAATGTTTGTTTATTCTGGAATGGATGGATGATCCCATTTTGATAACAACATCGGTATAATACACGGCAAGGCGTGGAAAAATAAACGGCAAATCGATAGTGGATTCCTTTGCCAATTCATTTGCGCCAATAGCAATACCCAACTCCGCGCTTCCAGTAAAGTGTACGTCCTCCATTATTTTGCGGGTGGCGATTACCGAATTCCAAATTGAAACCATATGGTGAATCTCAAATTCCGGTGAAATGAGGGCAAACATGTCCGGTCCGCCGAGTTCCATTCCAAGCGGGCTTTGCAACCATTTAAACAACGGCGTCGGATAATACATGCTGTGACGTGTGGAAATGTCCCAATTAGATTTGCGCCATCGCAGTTTTTTATAAGAAATATTTGGCATTTTTATGTTTAATAATTTATAGGTGGAAACCTCTCTCCCGCTTCCAAGCCCGTAACGTATTGGTTTTACTATTCCAATTTCCCACTTGCCTTTTTCAAGAGGGACTGCAGATTCCATTGCACAAAGTTGTAATCCTACTACAACAAAAACGAAACGGATAATGATGTGTTTCATTGAGAAAAATTCAACGTTGCGGAAACTGGCATATGGTCCGACCAATTGCTTGCATCTTGGTGGGTGGAATCTGAATTTGTATTCCACGTTAGATTGGTGAATATATAATCAAGTTTACGGTCAGCGGTTACATCGCCCGTACTTGGTGCATGAGTAAAATAATTGGATTCGTTAGCCGAATAATTTGTCAAAGATACCGCCGGAGTATAAGAATCATACAGTGCCTGAAGTAGTGTTGGCTCATTTATAAAATTGTTAAAATAGCTCCCATCCTTGTGCGGGCCTCCATCTGCATCGGAGTGAAAGGATTCACCGGAACAAATGTCGGCCATGCAAAAGTCTATGGAAGTTGCGCCCGGTGGTAGGGCGTTCAAATCTCCGCCCGTCACAAATTTTGCACCCGCATCATCCAAGTCTTTTAAAGTTTGTATGTAGGTGTCCACATGTTTCTGTTTGGTGTCATCGGTGGCAAACGCTGTAGCATGAATATTCACAGCATAGAATTCGGTCTGATTGGGAACGGCTACTTTTGCCTTTAATATATTCCTCCGCAAATAAAAATACTGTGTCAGCGCATCTTGATCTTCTCTCAGCGGAAGCTTGATTCGTTCTGCGTCTGACAATTCCCATTTGGATAAAATCACATTTCCGAAATCCATTCGCCCAATTCCGTCACTTGGAATAACTTGGGCTTTCCATACCGAAGCATAAGCGCCGTAATTCAAATTTGTGTTATCCAGAATCCACTGAACCTGATCAATGTAAGCTGATCGTTTGGATTGGCGATCCACTTCCTGTAATAAAACTATGTCCGGATCAGATAAATTTATTTTTGCGGCGACACCTTCTAAATTAGCTTCTATTTCTCCTGATGTAAAAACGACTCTGTCC
Coding sequences within:
- a CDS encoding ABC transporter ATP-binding protein produces the protein MSNNNVVEIKNLLKQFPVGGGFFTALSDINLGLEKAEFMGLVGPSGSGKTTLLNIIGGLDSPTKGDVNVLGMELGSASHNGRASMRKTQMGFIFQSYNLLPVYTVFENVELPLILNKVDSKERERLVKQAVEWVGLTEKIDSRPAQLSGGECQRTAIARAIVHEPELILADEPTANLDVENSHQIMKIMVRLNKELSTSFIFATHDEKIMAYLRRIIHLEDGKIVKDEEIEVDGITR